One part of the Clostridium thermosuccinogenes genome encodes these proteins:
- a CDS encoding AraC family transcriptional regulator: MVGFGKNSKLVISKTLTKMLISYFIIIILSISLISIVLYQRFSKATIEGIQNNIEESLIQNMNQLELIRGQAYSIGLQLINDSDIVDSLYWNEIDEMVRYKATRKLNQVKNSNSMIHSIYAYNSITKQFVSSLGSSGLSSLDDEMRKLTEDYREGNKLKFIPLKYTNRSPSGSTKTEYIITFIFVDSSQEYIKSENTGNDLLESALIINLNAEYIQKAFTQSYTSTSNSIFLLDKTGEVICDSDFKYFDQNISDKKYIRDILESNKNSGYMIREDEGRQYLITYSSSDKFPFLFVSKADYNLLLQEIYSLKASIIFVCGLIGVVCITVAILAAYNVYLPYGKLVRNVQWQLKAEADSLETQRTYNEIEYLSEAFTNIIKKSNELANSIRENVPMLRKMFLKELLLGQVSSSEVSKKIKELGLSIVQEKSCVILFSIDGYMSLTGIENRIEIAREKTKAEKIIRDAFLQYNGVEIVDMEEDSIALILNVNTLEEYEERIAQSLKSVQMKINENLEISVSIAKGALVGILEDIHVSYANARNLMKYRFVYGYGSLIDNNMMKNNSKDNCVAINKYRKKIIQAIKICDEKQMKSDMDEIILLIKDGQYDYIRLMINQLVLDIMMAVQSILNSDSEEMDFSNIYANLNSNDTLDSAKEWLITFCSGIIQRIEQKRDNRQKEMIDKVLAYIQVNYLRPDISAEMLSDMVNLTPGYFGKLFSDYTGKSVNEYIIELRMKKAKELLERNDLSVSDIAMQVGFSNQSYFTATFKKWNGITPNHYRNSCKKLGVEK, translated from the coding sequence ATGGTTGGTTTTGGTAAGAATAGCAAGCTGGTAATAAGCAAAACGTTAACAAAGATGCTCATTTCATATTTTATAATCATCATTTTATCAATATCTTTGATATCAATAGTCTTGTATCAGCGATTTTCAAAGGCAACTATTGAAGGGATACAGAATAATATTGAGGAAAGCCTTATACAGAACATGAATCAACTGGAATTAATACGGGGACAAGCTTATTCAATAGGATTGCAGCTTATAAACGACAGCGATATCGTGGATTCCTTGTACTGGAATGAAATAGATGAAATGGTGAGGTATAAGGCAACAAGAAAACTGAATCAGGTAAAAAACAGCAATTCCATGATTCATTCAATATACGCCTATAATAGCATAACAAAGCAGTTTGTCAGCAGCTTGGGTTCATCCGGCTTAAGTTCTTTGGATGATGAAATGAGAAAGCTTACGGAGGATTACAGGGAGGGTAACAAACTAAAATTTATACCTTTGAAATATACAAACAGGTCACCTAGTGGAAGCACAAAGACGGAATACATTATAACCTTTATATTTGTTGATTCATCCCAGGAATATATCAAAAGTGAAAATACCGGAAACGACCTTTTGGAGAGTGCGCTGATAATAAATCTGAATGCTGAATACATACAAAAAGCATTTACACAGAGTTATACATCCACCAGCAACAGTATTTTCCTTTTGGATAAGACCGGAGAAGTAATATGCGATTCGGATTTCAAATACTTTGACCAGAATATATCGGACAAGAAGTATATAAGAGACATCCTCGAATCCAATAAAAATTCGGGATATATGATCCGGGAGGATGAGGGCAGGCAGTATCTGATAACGTACAGTTCATCGGATAAGTTTCCGTTTTTATTTGTAAGCAAAGCGGACTATAATCTGCTTTTACAGGAGATATACTCCCTGAAGGCATCAATTATCTTTGTCTGTGGGCTTATAGGTGTTGTTTGCATTACTGTAGCCATACTGGCCGCCTATAATGTATACCTGCCCTACGGCAAGCTTGTAAGGAACGTGCAGTGGCAATTGAAAGCGGAAGCCGACAGCCTTGAGACTCAGAGGACCTACAATGAAATTGAATATCTTTCAGAGGCATTCACGAATATAATTAAAAAATCTAATGAGCTTGCCAACTCAATTCGGGAAAATGTTCCCATGTTAAGAAAAATGTTTTTAAAGGAGCTGCTTTTGGGGCAAGTGTCCTCCAGCGAGGTTTCAAAGAAAATTAAAGAGCTTGGTTTAAGCATTGTACAGGAGAAATCCTGTGTCATACTTTTCAGCATAGATGGTTACATGTCACTGACGGGGATAGAAAACAGAATAGAAATAGCCAGGGAAAAGACTAAAGCTGAAAAAATAATAAGGGATGCGTTTTTGCAATATAACGGAGTGGAAATTGTTGACATGGAGGAAGACTCCATCGCTTTGATTTTAAATGTTAATACTTTGGAGGAATATGAAGAAAGGATAGCTCAAAGTTTAAAAAGTGTGCAAATGAAAATAAATGAGAACCTTGAGATATCAGTGAGCATTGCAAAAGGCGCTTTGGTGGGCATTCTGGAGGATATACATGTTTCGTATGCTAACGCGCGGAATCTGATGAAATACAGGTTTGTATACGGATACGGATCACTAATCGACAATAACATGATGAAAAACAACAGCAAGGATAACTGCGTTGCAATAAATAAATACAGAAAGAAAATCATACAGGCAATAAAAATCTGCGATGAAAAACAAATGAAATCGGATATGGATGAAATCATACTGCTTATCAAAGACGGGCAGTACGACTATATCAGGCTTATGATCAACCAGCTTGTATTGGATATAATGATGGCAGTCCAATCAATTCTGAATTCTGACAGTGAGGAGATGGATTTCAGCAATATATATGCAAATCTGAACAGCAATGATACATTGGATTCAGCCAAGGAATGGCTTATTACCTTTTGCAGCGGTATAATCCAGAGAATTGAACAAAAGAGGGACAACCGTCAAAAGGAAATGATTGACAAGGTTTTAGCTTACATCCAGGTAAATTACCTACGACCGGACATTTCGGCAGAAATGCTGTCGGATATGGTAAATCTGACACCCGGATACTTCGGAAAGCTTTTCAGCGATTATACGGGAAAATCGGTAAATGAATATATAATTGAGCTGCGTATGAAGAAAGCTAAAGAGCTTTTGGAGAGAAACGATCTCTCTGTAAGTGATATTGCGATGCAGGTGGGATTTTCAAATCAATCATACTTTACTGCCACCTTTAAGAAATGGAATGGGATTACTCCAAATCATTACAGGAACAGCTGCAAAAAACTTGGGGTGGAAAAATAA
- a CDS encoding DUF4964 domain-containing protein: protein MMYKSKLRPPEAPLVTEDPYFSVWSFTDNLYDHFTRHWTGRKNFLAGIIETDGIRLVFACKAQPDTEKHFQEPLRAKRKSVNTASLTTTYMYNDGGVELQIKLTTPLLSGGYNDFPAGGKTYAKADGLIWTASMADSREEFESRTAPLWLFANETLSRVPFRYRYDTITAQ from the coding sequence ATGATGTATAAAAGCAAATTAAGACCGCCTGAGGCTCCCCTTGTAACAGAGGATCCATATTTTAGCGTTTGGTCTTTTACTGACAATCTCTATGACCATTTTACCAGGCATTGGACCGGAAGGAAGAATTTCTTGGCCGGAATTATTGAGACAGATGGAATAAGACTTGTTTTTGCATGCAAAGCCCAGCCTGATACCGAAAAGCATTTTCAAGAACCTCTTAGAGCAAAACGGAAATCTGTAAATACAGCCTCACTTACAACAACATATATGTATAATGATGGCGGTGTGGAGCTTCAGATCAAACTTACTACGCCTCTCTTGTCAGGTGGTTACAATGATTTTCCGGCTGGCGGAAAAACCTATGCAAAGGCGGATGGGTTGATATGGACTGCCTCAATGGCGGACTCCAGGGAAGAATTTGAAAGTAGGACCGCACCTCTCTGGTTATTTGCAAATGAAACATTAAGCCGTGTACCGTTTAGATACCGGTATGACACAATTACTGCGCAATAG
- a CDS encoding NAD(P)H-hydrate dehydratase — translation MKVATPSQMNEIDRRTINEIGIPGVVLMENAAGRVSEEAVKMLGSAAGKKVIVIAGKGNNGGDAFAVARQLGAMGCNVKVYVTARKEDISGDAGINLGILRKIGLEPVELTENSRMEELKNVLPAADLIIDGILGTGLKGEVRDDVKAVINIVNAAQKPVISIDIPSGISGETGQVLGCCIKAVKTVTFALPKLGTLVHPGCEYTGELIVADIGIPSKVIEGMDIKINITDRASIAGMMPRRLENSNKGDYGRVFIITGSPGMTGSGCLAATAALRTGAGLVYLGVPSGLSSIYETQIMECVTIPLEDKNTGSLSRKCLPRIEERMKQMDVLAVGPGLGTGDDIYDIVSGIIETADMPLVVDADALNSLSRDVSALKNLKTQMVITPHPGEMARLCGLSIREVQANRIGVAREFAEKWKVITVLKGSRTVTALPDGTVYINPTGNPGMATAGSGDVLTGIISSLIGQGMAPWQAAVAGAYLHGLAGDNAASVRGEHGLIASDIAKELPYAIKEVLMPYKETAGK, via the coding sequence ATGAAAGTAGCTACACCATCACAGATGAATGAGATAGACAGGAGGACCATAAACGAAATCGGCATACCAGGCGTCGTTTTGATGGAAAATGCTGCCGGAAGGGTTTCGGAGGAAGCAGTCAAAATGCTTGGCTCAGCCGCAGGAAAAAAGGTTATAGTTATAGCGGGCAAGGGCAACAATGGTGGAGACGCCTTTGCTGTCGCCAGGCAGCTTGGCGCTATGGGCTGCAATGTAAAGGTGTATGTTACGGCTCGCAAAGAGGATATTTCCGGTGATGCCGGCATAAACCTTGGAATTCTCCGTAAAATAGGCTTAGAGCCAGTGGAGCTTACGGAGAACTCCCGGATGGAGGAGCTGAAAAATGTCCTGCCGGCGGCAGACCTTATTATAGACGGTATTCTTGGCACCGGATTAAAGGGCGAGGTGAGGGATGATGTAAAGGCGGTTATAAATATTGTTAATGCTGCTCAAAAGCCTGTCATATCCATTGACATACCCTCAGGGATATCCGGCGAGACCGGACAGGTTCTGGGGTGCTGCATTAAAGCGGTTAAGACGGTAACCTTTGCCCTCCCAAAGCTGGGTACGCTGGTACATCCAGGCTGCGAATATACCGGAGAACTTATTGTTGCTGATATAGGAATACCATCAAAGGTTATAGAAGGCATGGATATAAAGATTAATATCACCGATAGGGCTTCTATAGCAGGAATGATGCCCAGGAGGCTTGAAAACAGCAATAAAGGTGACTATGGCAGAGTTTTTATAATAACAGGCTCCCCGGGTATGACCGGTTCGGGATGCCTGGCGGCTACCGCCGCACTGCGCACCGGAGCAGGACTTGTATATCTGGGAGTACCATCGGGACTTTCATCCATTTATGAGACGCAAATAATGGAATGCGTAACCATACCGTTGGAAGATAAGAATACCGGAAGCCTGTCAAGAAAATGCCTGCCCCGTATAGAGGAAAGAATGAAGCAGATGGATGTGCTGGCTGTAGGGCCGGGGCTTGGTACCGGTGATGATATATATGATATTGTTTCCGGAATAATAGAAACTGCAGATATGCCTCTGGTGGTGGATGCCGATGCGTTAAATTCCCTTTCCCGGGATGTGTCTGCCTTGAAAAACTTAAAGACGCAAATGGTCATTACTCCTCATCCGGGCGAAATGGCAAGACTTTGCGGTCTAAGCATCCGGGAGGTGCAGGCCAACAGGATCGGTGTGGCCCGGGAGTTTGCAGAAAAATGGAAGGTCATAACAGTTCTCAAAGGCTCCCGGACGGTGACAGCGCTGCCCGACGGAACTGTATACATCAATCCTACGGGCAACCCGGGAATGGCGACAGCCGGATCCGGCGATGTGCTGACAGGGATCATATCGAGCCTGATAGGTCAGGGCATGGCTCCATGGCAGGCTGCTGTGGCAGGCGCCTATCTGCATGGTCTTGCAGGAGACAATGCAGCGTCAGTCCGGGGAGAACACGGATTGATTGCCAGCGACATTGCAAAGGAACTGCCTTATGCCATTAAAGAAGTGTTGATGCCGTATAAGGAAACTGCAGGGAAATAA
- a CDS encoding polysaccharide biosynthesis C-terminal domain-containing protein: METSNFKARMAKDTLLYAAAKILEGIIGLVTLSTFTILFKSEKYGDYNTIITTVNIACIFLLEWLVQSVFRYINSYSGKMKLTVFYSTVFTIWGAINSIVMIVSLSLVFALRNVLGESLFSLILASVFMLLGYSATRILFSLLGAARIIKLNLILSVLSAGLKLVATIVLVKAFNMGIFGAVLGNILVDALSVFIIIWRLKLHNYIRLGFFSKRILNKFIKYGFPLVGLSLTMSMLNMSDRYIVRFFKGASQQGIYAGNYAVASAVFTMILFAVMRGVYPTILKSWKANDKARTEEMLSHAVRYFLLIAVPSAVGLSVLSPYIARVMMEPEFHEGSSVIIWVSTGMFLLGLTEYCNKAWELTSSTGRIFKNSLISCGVNIAANLILVPIYGYKAAAVNTALAYLVYFLLAYTMGRKILKWTIPALVLARIFGSAGIMALVICAITAAVDVNLPILILLVLIGAATYFSVLFLTGEIKGEVRQIIAYVGKRLSGNRA, from the coding sequence ATGGAGACAAGCAATTTCAAAGCCCGAATGGCGAAAGATACGTTATTGTATGCAGCTGCAAAGATACTGGAAGGAATCATAGGATTAGTAACCCTTTCAACGTTTACAATCCTTTTTAAATCAGAAAAATATGGCGACTATAATACCATTATAACCACGGTTAACATAGCATGCATTTTTCTTCTTGAATGGCTCGTGCAGTCAGTTTTCAGGTATATAAACAGCTACTCCGGCAAGATGAAGCTGACAGTATTTTATTCCACTGTATTTACCATATGGGGAGCGATAAATTCCATCGTCATGATTGTCAGCCTCTCTTTGGTTTTTGCCTTAAGAAATGTGTTGGGCGAATCCTTGTTTTCGCTGATACTGGCCAGCGTTTTTATGCTTCTGGGCTACAGCGCCACCAGGATACTGTTTTCACTGCTGGGGGCGGCAAGGATAATAAAGCTTAATCTAATCCTTTCGGTGCTTTCTGCCGGACTGAAGCTGGTGGCCACCATCGTACTTGTAAAAGCATTTAATATGGGAATTTTCGGAGCAGTGCTCGGCAATATATTGGTAGACGCACTTTCTGTATTCATAATTATCTGGCGCTTAAAACTGCATAATTACATACGTTTGGGATTTTTTTCAAAACGCATTCTGAATAAGTTCATAAAATATGGTTTTCCCCTTGTGGGCCTAAGCCTCACCATGAGCATGCTGAACATGTCGGACAGGTACATAGTCCGTTTCTTTAAGGGCGCTTCACAGCAGGGAATCTATGCGGGAAATTATGCCGTAGCCTCAGCAGTTTTTACAATGATACTCTTTGCCGTTATGAGGGGTGTATATCCAACTATCCTTAAATCCTGGAAGGCCAATGACAAAGCCCGCACTGAAGAAATGCTTTCCCATGCCGTCAGGTACTTCCTTCTCATAGCAGTGCCTTCCGCTGTGGGCCTAAGTGTGCTGTCACCTTATATAGCCCGGGTTATGATGGAGCCTGAATTTCATGAAGGCAGCAGCGTGATAATATGGGTATCCACAGGTATGTTTCTCTTAGGGCTTACCGAATACTGCAATAAAGCCTGGGAGCTTACCTCCAGCACCGGCAGGATATTCAAAAACAGCCTGATCAGCTGCGGGGTCAATATAGCTGCCAATCTGATCCTCGTGCCAATTTACGGCTATAAAGCGGCAGCGGTGAATACCGCCCTCGCATATCTGGTATATTTTCTTCTCGCCTATACAATGGGGCGTAAAATCCTTAAATGGACTATACCGGCGCTGGTTTTAGCGAGGATTTTCGGCTCCGCCGGAATTATGGCCCTCGTCATCTGCGCCATTACAGCTGCAGTTGATGTAAATCTGCCTATCCTGATTTTACTGGTATTGATAGGGGCTGCCACATATTTTTCCGTTTTGTTCCTCACGGGGGAAATAAAAGGCGAGGTGCGCCAGATCATAGCTTATGTAGGCAAACGCCTTTCGGGAAACCGGGCATGA
- a CDS encoding nucleotide sugar dehydrogenase, whose translation MITIEKKKICIVGLGYIGLPTAAMFATHGHQIVGVDVNENVVEALNQGKIIIEEPYLDLMVQAAVTSGNLRAQSIPEEADFFIISVPTPINSDKTADLSYVRSAAESIVPFLREGNAVVLESTSPPGTVTDVLVPILEKSGLKIGEQLLVAHSPERVLPGRILIELVDNPRIIGGINAKSAEVVRDLYRTFVKGDIYLTDTTTAEMCKLMENTYRDVNIALANELAKLCEKFGINAWDVIKFSNKHPRVNLHQPGPGVGGHCLAVDPWFIVERQPELANIIKLSRITNDSMPHHVYERAKSILSGVKGVKKVTIFGITYKPNIDDMRESPIIELIDLFEKDGEYKVTAYDPHVSNFKLLEKDIKKAVEGSHLLILGVNHDEFAKLDLKAICKQMAAPNLFDTRNFFDRESVCEAGFNFYLLGDGSRGK comes from the coding sequence GTGATTACTATAGAAAAGAAGAAAATTTGTATTGTAGGTCTTGGGTATATCGGCCTTCCGACAGCCGCAATGTTCGCTACCCATGGCCACCAGATAGTCGGAGTGGACGTCAATGAAAACGTCGTAGAAGCTCTCAACCAGGGTAAGATAATAATTGAGGAGCCTTATCTCGATTTGATGGTGCAGGCTGCCGTTACTTCCGGCAACCTGAGAGCTCAGTCCATACCGGAGGAAGCCGACTTTTTCATAATATCGGTTCCTACCCCGATAAACAGCGATAAAACTGCGGACCTTTCCTATGTAAGATCGGCAGCAGAATCCATCGTACCTTTCCTCAGGGAAGGCAATGCCGTTGTACTTGAATCCACTTCCCCGCCGGGCACAGTAACCGATGTTTTGGTGCCCATCCTCGAAAAAAGCGGTTTGAAGATAGGTGAACAGCTGTTGGTAGCTCATTCCCCCGAAAGGGTGCTCCCCGGAAGGATATTGATTGAGCTGGTGGACAACCCTAGAATAATCGGCGGCATAAACGCCAAATCCGCCGAAGTTGTAAGGGATCTCTATCGGACCTTTGTAAAAGGGGACATATACCTTACGGATACTACCACCGCTGAAATGTGCAAGCTTATGGAAAACACCTACAGGGATGTGAACATAGCTCTGGCAAACGAGCTGGCCAAGCTGTGTGAAAAATTCGGCATCAACGCATGGGATGTTATAAAATTCTCCAACAAACATCCAAGGGTAAATCTGCATCAGCCGGGGCCGGGTGTCGGAGGCCACTGCCTTGCGGTAGACCCATGGTTCATAGTGGAAAGGCAGCCTGAGCTGGCCAATATTATCAAACTGAGCAGGATCACAAATGACAGCATGCCGCATCATGTCTATGAAAGGGCTAAAAGCATCCTGTCCGGTGTAAAGGGAGTTAAAAAAGTCACCATCTTCGGCATTACTTACAAGCCCAACATAGATGACATGAGGGAAAGCCCCATAATCGAACTAATAGATCTGTTTGAAAAGGACGGCGAATATAAAGTAACCGCATATGATCCCCATGTATCGAATTTCAAGCTATTGGAGAAGGATATTAAAAAAGCCGTTGAAGGAAGCCATCTGCTGATACTGGGCGTAAACCATGATGAGTTTGCAAAATTGGATCTTAAAGCGATTTGCAAGCAAATGGCCGCTCCAAACCTGTTTGATACCAGGAATTTCTTTGACAGGGAATCTGTCTGTGAGGCAGGCTTTAACTTCTATCTTTTAGGAGACGGAAGCAGAGGAAAATAA
- a CDS encoding glycosyltransferase — protein sequence MKKVLMIAYSFPPAGGPGVQRTSKFVKYLRDFGWEPVVFTRDTENMPLRDDSLLKDIPEGIATIRVKSWDISAHKGIRGLMGKVISRKILIPDSERLWQIFEQKKAAEAVINEKIDMIYTTSLPYSSHLMGLYLKKRFPSIPWVADFRDEWTNNPYILDNPYNPLRMRIERKMERNVLKAADCLITNTPVMLRNFIEKNPDLELKDKFFAISNGYDSDDFKHIASEKQKNDKFTITYTGSFYGRRKPDIFFEALHQLLSEGKIDRKKLLVKLIGNFKQDHIKQLLDRYMLQEVVAVSPYMKHDECISNMIASDCLLLIEGGGPGAEAFYTGKVFEYMTTGRPIIAIIPAKGAAAQVIRETKTGYISDVNDVQGAKDNIIKLYTAWLENENIFSPDFNAIRRFDRRALTEELSKVFEKAESRVKR from the coding sequence ATGAAAAAGGTTCTTATGATAGCATATTCGTTTCCTCCCGCCGGTGGCCCCGGCGTTCAGAGGACATCGAAGTTTGTAAAATACCTGAGGGATTTCGGCTGGGAGCCGGTAGTCTTCACCAGGGACACTGAGAACATGCCCCTCAGGGATGACTCCCTATTAAAGGACATCCCTGAAGGTATCGCCACCATAAGGGTTAAATCCTGGGATATATCGGCCCATAAAGGTATAAGGGGCCTGATGGGAAAAGTGATCAGCCGTAAAATCCTCATTCCGGACAGCGAAAGGCTGTGGCAGATATTTGAACAGAAGAAGGCCGCCGAAGCAGTGATAAATGAAAAAATAGATATGATATATACCACATCGCTTCCCTATAGCTCCCACTTGATGGGGCTGTACTTAAAGAAGCGCTTTCCTTCCATTCCATGGGTGGCTGATTTCCGGGACGAATGGACCAATAACCCATATATCCTGGACAATCCTTACAACCCCTTGCGGATGCGCATTGAAAGGAAAATGGAGAGAAATGTGCTTAAAGCTGCCGACTGCCTTATCACCAACACTCCGGTGATGCTCAGGAATTTTATTGAGAAAAACCCGGATCTGGAGCTCAAAGACAAGTTTTTTGCCATCTCCAATGGTTATGATTCCGATGATTTTAAGCATATCGCTTCGGAAAAGCAGAAAAATGATAAATTTACCATAACATATACCGGCTCCTTCTATGGAAGAAGAAAGCCCGATATTTTCTTTGAGGCGCTGCACCAGCTGCTCAGTGAAGGCAAAATCGACAGGAAAAAACTACTGGTGAAGCTTATAGGGAATTTTAAACAGGATCATATAAAACAGCTCCTTGACAGATACATGCTTCAGGAGGTGGTGGCGGTCTCTCCTTACATGAAGCATGATGAGTGCATAAGCAATATGATAGCTTCCGACTGCCTGCTGCTCATAGAAGGCGGCGGTCCCGGAGCAGAAGCCTTCTACACCGGCAAGGTGTTTGAATATATGACTACCGGCAGGCCGATAATCGCCATAATTCCGGCTAAAGGCGCTGCAGCCCAAGTCATAAGGGAAACAAAAACAGGATATATATCCGATGTCAACGATGTGCAGGGAGCTAAAGACAACATTATAAAACTATATACGGCATGGCTGGAAAATGAAAATATATTTTCCCCGGATTTTAATGCCATCAGAAGATTTGACCGGAGAGCCCTTACCGAAGAGCTTTCCAAGGTTTTTGAAAAAGCAGAGAGCAGGGTTAAAAGATAA
- a CDS encoding O-antigen ligase family protein — MADSLIVKYVYCLLSILQAWYRHSAFARIVDSLGKKLDMLLKSSSIVDLVSREGIFPRMWRSSKFYMLTNKVLNLPSQALRRIYSERKQIFEHSLFFKAVDVLLKRYHLLLAFCILIVIVFPDNRWYNIFATILALGLLVLFFIKTVTYEGYGFKIKNFDIYLILFIISVFLAEIFSLFPIESLRFLVFYINCFLLLLLLVSAIKTQEELSQVVTMLLAGITLTGLYGIWQKIVGVPVNLSQIDISLNEGMGGRIYSTMGNPNNYAEVLVLFLPFYAAMVLNSKTFLKKLLFIAMAIPPLASLMLTLSRSSWIGFAVALLVFTFLWNKKLLPVIVIAGVFCIPFLPLSIYRRILTIFNPNDSSANYRVRIYRTVWPMLKEYWYSGVGLGSDAFMNVVRKYHLYTGAVPPHSHNLLLQIWLEIGLIGVLSFIGYLIRLFKSSIKAIKSKRDPKAVNIVIAGISAIIGVMVISLAEYIWFYHRVMVLFWVVAGMLIAAIRLAKRESYD, encoded by the coding sequence ATGGCGGATAGTTTGATAGTCAAGTATGTATATTGCCTGTTAAGCATTTTACAGGCCTGGTACAGGCACAGCGCTTTTGCCCGTATTGTGGACAGCTTGGGCAAAAAGCTTGATATGTTGCTGAAGTCAAGCAGTATTGTGGACCTCGTAAGCAGGGAAGGAATATTCCCCAGGATGTGGAGAAGCAGCAAGTTCTACATGCTGACAAACAAGGTGTTAAATTTACCATCCCAGGCCTTAAGGCGTATATATAGCGAAAGAAAGCAAATTTTCGAACACAGCCTTTTTTTCAAGGCTGTGGATGTGTTGCTGAAAAGGTACCATTTGCTTTTGGCCTTCTGCATATTAATAGTAATAGTTTTTCCAGACAACCGGTGGTATAACATCTTTGCCACAATTCTTGCTTTGGGACTGCTGGTGTTGTTTTTTATAAAAACTGTAACCTATGAAGGCTATGGATTCAAAATAAAGAACTTTGACATTTATCTCATATTGTTTATCATATCGGTTTTTCTGGCAGAGATATTTTCTCTGTTTCCGATAGAGAGCCTGAGGTTCCTGGTGTTTTATATCAATTGCTTCCTCTTGCTGCTTTTGCTGGTGAGCGCTATCAAAACCCAGGAGGAACTGAGCCAGGTGGTTACGATGCTTCTTGCTGGCATAACACTAACAGGACTGTATGGCATCTGGCAGAAAATAGTAGGAGTTCCGGTAAACCTGTCCCAAATCGATATTTCACTGAATGAGGGAATGGGCGGAAGAATATACTCCACCATGGGCAATCCCAACAACTATGCAGAAGTGCTGGTGCTGTTTCTTCCGTTTTATGCGGCTATGGTTCTAAATTCAAAAACATTCCTGAAAAAATTGCTGTTCATCGCTATGGCGATTCCGCCTTTGGCATCTCTGATGCTGACCCTGTCCAGGTCCTCATGGATTGGATTTGCAGTAGCGCTGTTGGTGTTTACTTTTTTGTGGAACAAGAAGCTTCTGCCGGTCATTGTCATTGCAGGAGTGTTTTGCATTCCTTTCCTTCCACTGTCCATATACAGAAGGATTCTGACCATATTCAACCCCAATGATTCCTCTGCAAATTACCGTGTGCGTATATACAGGACGGTATGGCCCATGCTGAAAGAATACTGGTATAGCGGCGTGGGGTTGGGGTCCGATGCGTTTATGAATGTGGTGAGAAAATACCATCTGTATACCGGAGCAGTGCCGCCCCACAGCCATAACCTGCTCCTGCAAATATGGCTGGAGATAGGGCTGATAGGTGTGCTTTCATTTATCGGGTATCTGATAAGGCTTTTTAAGAGCAGCATAAAAGCTATAAAGTCAAAACGTGATCCGAAGGCTGTGAATATTGTTATCGCAGGAATATCGGCGATAATTGGCGTTATGGTGATAAGCCTCGCTGAGTATATATGGTTTTATCACAGGGTTATGGTATTGTTCTGGGTAGTGGCAGGCATGCTGATAGCTGCCATAAGGCTGGCCAAAAGGGAGTCCTATGACTGA
- a CDS encoding DUF4330 domain-containing protein: MIIDSKGKLFGKISIVDILIIIVVLAGIGGLAYKFSTSGILRLNSGTDTIYISFYNEELMDYAAKSVKEGTIVIDPQKNTEFGKVKEIKIDKAKSITVNDAGQYVETSKPGYSSILITVEGKGTYSESGVMFGTEKYYIGKTLEVRFGNTAIFSKVYDIKKVEE; encoded by the coding sequence ATGATTATTGATAGTAAGGGAAAGCTATTCGGAAAGATCAGCATCGTCGATATTCTCATAATTATAGTGGTGCTTGCAGGTATTGGAGGTCTTGCTTATAAATTTAGCACTTCGGGAATATTGAGACTTAACAGCGGCACTGATACAATATATATCAGTTTTTACAATGAAGAGCTTATGGACTACGCTGCAAAATCAGTTAAGGAAGGTACTATCGTAATAGATCCTCAAAAGAATACAGAGTTTGGCAAGGTCAAGGAAATAAAGATAGATAAAGCCAAATCCATCACCGTTAATGATGCAGGCCAGTATGTGGAGACTTCGAAGCCTGGTTACAGCTCAATATTGATAACGGTCGAAGGAAAAGGAACTTACTCGGAAAGCGGAGTTATGTTCGGCACTGAAAAATATTACATTGGAAAGACTCTTGAGGTAAGGTTTGGCAACACTGCTATATTTTCGAAGGTCTATGATATTAAAAAGGTAGAGGAGTAG